The proteins below come from a single Ochotona princeps isolate mOchPri1 chromosome 6, mOchPri1.hap1, whole genome shotgun sequence genomic window:
- the CPLX3 gene encoding complexin-3 has translation MAFMVKTMVGGQLKNLTGSLGGGEDKGEGEKSAAEAHGMSREEYEEYQRQLVEEKMERDAQFAQRKAERATLRSHFRDKYRLPKNETDESQIQIAGGDVELPRELAKMIEEDTEEEEEKASVLGQLASLPGVDFSSIKDKAQTTLGDLKQSAEKCHIM, from the exons ATGGCGTTCATGGTGAAGACCATGGTGGGCGGCCAGCTGAAGAACCTCACGGGGAGTCTGGGGGGCGGCGAGGacaagggagaaggggagaagtcGGCGGCCGAAGCACACGGCATGAGCCGAGAAGAGTATGAGGAGTACCAGAGACAACTGGTGGAGGAGAA GATGGAACGGGATGCACAGTTTGCCCAAAGGAAGGCTGAACGTGCCACTCTGCGGAGCCACTTCCGGGATAAGTACCGGCTACCCAAG AATGAAACGGACGAGAGCCAGATCCAGATAGCAGGGGGAGATGTGGAGCTGCCCCGGGAGCTGGCCAAGATGATTGAGgaggacacagaggaggaggaggagaaagcctCCGTGCTCgggcagctggccagcctcccaggCGTGGACTTCAGCTCCATCAAGGACAAGGCCCAGACCACACTGGGGGACCTCAAGCAGTCAGCTGAGAAGTGCCACATCATGTGA
- the ULK3 gene encoding serine/threonine-protein kinase ULK3, with protein sequence MAGPGWGPPRLDGFILTERLGSGTYATVYKAYAKKDTREVVAIKCVAKKSLNKASVENLLTEIEILKGIRHPHIVQLKDFQWDSDNIYLIMEFCAGGDLSRFIHTRRILPEKVARIFMQQLASALQFLHERNISHLDLKPQNILLSSLDRPHLKLADFGFAQHMSPWDEKHVLRGSPLYMAPEMVCRGQYDARVDLWSVGVILYEALFGQPPFASRSFLELEEKIRSSRVIELPLRPPLSRDCRDLLQRLLERDPNRRISFQDFFTHPWVDLEHMPSGESLARASALVVQAVKKDQEGDAAAALSLYCKALDFFVPALHYEVDAQRKEAIKTKVAQYVSRAEELKAIVSSSNQALLLQGPSARDLLREMARDKPRLLAALEVAAAAMAKEEEAGGEQDALDLYQHSLGELLLLLAAEPPGRRRELLHTEVQNLMARAEYLKEQVKMKESRWAAESLDKEGLSESVRSSCTLQ encoded by the exons ATGGCGGGGCCCGGCTGGGGGCCCCCGCGGCTGGACGGCTTCATTCTCACCGAGCGCCTGGGCAGCGGCACGTACGCCACGGTGTACAAGGCCTACGCCAAG AAGGACACACGCGAGGTGGTGGCCATAAAGTGTGTGGCTAAGAAAAGTCTGAACAAAGCGTCAGTGGAGAACCTGCTGACGGAAATTGAGATCCTCAAGGGCATCCGACACCCCCACATCGTGCAGCTAAAAGACTTCCAG TGGGACAGCGACAACATCTACCTCATCATGGAGTTTTGCGCAGGCGGGGACCTGTCCCGCTTCATCCACACCCGCAGGATCCTGCCGGAGAAGGTGGCCCGGATCTTCATGCAGCAACTGG CCAGCGCCCTGCAATTCCTGCATGAACGTAACATCTCTCACCTGGATCTGAAGCCGCAGAACATTCTGCTGAGCTCCTTGGACAGGCCGCACCTGAAGCTGGCGG ACTTTGGCTTTGCGCAGCACATGTCCCCGTGGGACGAGAAACACGTGCTACGCGGCTCCCCCCTCTACATGGCACCGGAGATGGTGTGTCGGGGGCAGTACGATGCCCGTGTAGACCTGTGGTCCGTGGGGGTCATCCTGTATG AGGCCCTGTTCGGGCAACCGCCTTTCGCATCCAGGTCCTTcttggagctggaggagaagatCCGGAGCAGCCGGGTCATTGAG CTTCCCTTACGGCCACCGCTTTCCCGAGACTGCCGGGACCTGCTGCAGCGGCTGCTGGAACGGGACCCCAACCGCCGCATCTCCTTCCAGGACTTCTTCACCCACCCCTGGGTGGACCTGGAGCATATGCCCAGTGGGGAGAGCCTGGCCCGAGCC AGTGCCCTGGTGGTGCAGGCTGTGAAGAAGGACCAGGAAGGGGACGCGGCGGCTGCATTGTCACTCTACTGCAAGGCCCTGGACTTCTTTGTGCCTGCCCTGCATT ACGAGGTGGATGCACAGAGGAAGGAAGCGATCAAGACGAAG GTGGCTCAGTATGTGTCCCGGGCCGAGGAGCTCAAAGCCATTGTGTCCTCCTCTAATCAGGCTCTGCTGCTCCAGGGACCCTCCGCCCGCGACCTGCTCCGAG AGATGGCCCGGGACAAGCCACGCCTCCTGGCTGCCCTggaagtggctgctgctgccatggcCAAG GAGGAGGAAGCTGGCGGGGAGCAAGATGCCCTGGACTTGTACCAGCACAGCCTGggggagctgctgctgttgctggcag CGGAGCCCCCAGGCCGGAGGCGGGAGCTGCTTCACACTGAG GTACAGAACCTCATGGCTCGGGCTGAGTACCTGAAGGAACAGGTCAAG ATGAAGGAGTCCCgctgggcagcagagagcctggacAAGGAGGGGCTGTCGGAGTCTGTGCGGAGCT cTTGCACCCTGCAGTGA